The genomic region GCGGGTTTATACCTACCGGCAGCTCCTCCGCGAAGTAAACCGGTTTGCCAATGGCCTCAAAAATCTGGGGGTTACGAAAGGCGACCGGGTCTGCATCTATATGCCGATGATTCCCGAACAGGTCATCGCCATGCTTGCCTGCGCCAGAATCGGGGCCGTCCACAGTGTTGTATTCGGGGGGTACGGGGCGGCCGCACTCAACCAGCGGATCGTGGGTGCCGGTGCCAAGGTGGTAATTACCGCCGATATGGCCGTTCGCCGGGGCAAATCCATCCCGCTCAAACATGTGATTGAAGAAGCGATCATCCATGCACCTACGGTCGAACATCTTATCGTCCTGCGCAGGGAGCTTGGCAGGCCGGTTGAGATCCACAGCGAGATGGAACTTGATTTCTATGAGGTTGTCAAGGAAGCATCACCCGAGTGTCCGGCAGAAGTGATGGACTCCGAAGATCCGATGTTCATCCTGTACACGAGCGGAACCACCGGTGCCCCGAAAGGTATCGTTCACACCTGCGGCGGGTATATGGTCGGGGTCTATTATACAACCAAATACATCTTTGACCTAAAAGAGAGCGATGTGTACTGGTGCACGGCCGACCCCGGCTGGATCACCGGTCACTCGTATGTAGTCTACGGCCCCCTGCTTGTTGGCGGAACGATCCTCATCTCTGAGAACACGCCGGATTATCCGGATCCTGGCATCTGGTGGAAGATGGTCGAGGAATACGGGGTCAGCATCCTCTATACAGCGCCGACTGCAATCCGGATGTTCATGAAACTCGGTCGCGAATGGCCGGACAAATACAATCTCAGCACTCTCCGGATCCTCGGATCGGTCGGAGAGCCGCTCAATCCCGAAGCCTTCGAATGGTTCTATCACGTGATCGGCCGGAGCAAATGCCCTATCGTTGACACCTGGTGGCAGACCGAGACGGGCATGCACATGATCACAACCGTTCTCGGGGAGCCGATGCGTCCGGGTTTTGCCGGAAAGTCTATACCCGGCGTTGTTGCCGATGTCGTGGACAAGGACGGGAAGAGTGTCGAGCCCGGCAAAAGCGGTCTTTTAGTGATAAAGGAGCCCTGGCCGTCCATGATGCGGGCCGTCTATAACGACGATGCCCGGTACCGCAAATACTGGGAGACAATCCCCAACTGTTACACCGTGGGGGACCTGGCGATAAAAGCAACAGACGGGAATATCATGGTGATTGGACGTTCCGATGACCTGATCGTTGTTGCCGGTCACAATATCGGTACTGCGGAAGTCGAAAGCGCACTTGTATCCCATAAGGCGGTAGCAGAAGCAGCTGTTATCGGCAAGCCGGATCCCCTCAAGGGAAATATCATCAAGGCGTTCGTCATGCTCCGGCTCGGCCATGCGCCCAGTGACCGTCTGAAAAACGAGCTCACTTACCACGTGCGCATCACCCTTGGCCCCATTGCCATGCCTTCGGAGATCGAATTTGTCGAGACCCTTCCAAAGACGCGGAGCGGGAAAATCGTCCGACGGGTTCTCAAGGCAAAGGAGATGGGCATGGATCCGGGGGATGTCTCGACCCTGGATGAGTGATCAGTACTGGAATCAATATTCATCCCCTCCCCATTTTACGATATAGTAATTGTTGATATTAATTCGGTAAAATCTGTAATTCTCAGGTGAGGGGTCAACCGGATCTTATCCGGTTCCAATCTCTTTTTCAAGACGAAATTCCCCGGTATGCCTGGTTTGTATATTCTCCGTTTTACTTTCGGCATATCCGGGTTTAAGACCTGATAATAAAAACCGGCCGATTTGGGACCTGGTGGGACTGAAACCACCGGGATCCCCCTATGGCAGAAACCCAAAAAAAGGTATTCTTTTCCTGTGCAGAATCGCCCACCAATTATGAGGATGGAATAACGAACCGGACGGTTCTGTGGCACTCCAATCCGGCACCGGTTTTAAACGATGCTTTTTTATATGGCCCCCTCCCTTTCCTTATATACTAAATAAAGGGATGTTTGGGAGAACAGAGCGGGATCTTTTTCCGCCCGGCTTCAAAAACGCCCGAAAACAACTCAAACCTCAGGTGATAACGAATATGAAGGTCAGGCCAGAAGACTCCCTTAAGATCGAAAATATCGTTGCCTCAGCAAAGGTGACTGATTATCTGGATCTACCCGCACTCGCATCCCAGATCGAGGGTGCTGAATATAATAAGAAGCGGTTTCCCGGTGTCGTTCTCCGGATGCAGGATCCCAAGATCGCAGCCCTTGTTTTTGGTTCCGGCAAAGTTGTACTGACTGGTGCCAAGAGCATTGACAGCCTGAGCAAGGGACTCAACATCCTTGGCGGGCTTCTGCGCAAGCAGGGAATCGATATCCCCAAGAAACTGGATTACAAGATCCAGAATATCGTGACTTCGGCAGATCTTGCAACGGCGATAAATCTCAACAAGATTGCCGTTGGTTTCAATCTGGACCGGATTGAGTACGAGCCCGAGCAGTTCCCCGGTCTTGTTTACCGGCTCGATGTGCCAAAAGTCGTCGTGCTCCTCTTTGGATCGGGAAAACTCATCATTACCGGTGGCAAGGAACCTGAAGATGCAAAGAAAGCCGTAGTCAAGATCCTCTCCGATCTCAGAAGTCTCGGACTTCTCTGATTTTTCCCGGCTGACTCTGCATGGCAGAGTGCATGTGCTGTCGGCCCCTGATATGGGATTTAATATTGTATTTAAAATATATGGGTATTGCTTGACAATAAGAGTGCCTATATATCATAGTCTCAATAAATGTAAGTGTAAGATTCAGAGAAAATTTACTGGATGTGATGCATGAGAACTGAGAACGTAATGTACTTTACCGAGAAGGAGGAAGAATTTGCCAACCTTCTCATTGAGATCGGGACAAAACGGAATGTCGCAAAAGTGCTGGTGTTCCTGGCAAACACGCCGGAAGCTACCTCACGCGCCATCGAACGCGGCACCGATCTCCGCCAGCCTGAGGTCAGCATCGCTATGCGCTACTTAATCGAGCAGAACTGGATTACAAGTAGGGAGAGCAAGGCCGAGAGCAAAGGACGCCCGGTCA from uncultured Methanoregula sp. harbors:
- a CDS encoding TATA-box-binding protein, whose product is MKVRPEDSLKIENIVASAKVTDYLDLPALASQIEGAEYNKKRFPGVVLRMQDPKIAALVFGSGKVVLTGAKSIDSLSKGLNILGGLLRKQGIDIPKKLDYKIQNIVTSADLATAINLNKIAVGFNLDRIEYEPEQFPGLVYRLDVPKVVVLLFGSGKLIITGGKEPEDAKKAVVKILSDLRSLGLL
- the acs gene encoding acetate--CoA ligase, which translates into the protein MQESADLKHEIKYYTPDPSYRTNSWMGDYSWAYNEFLKDPEAFWAKIAKKLHWFTEWDQVREWNYPYAKWFLNGKTNITYNCLDRHVVGKNRNKVALIWKGETDDEERVYTYRQLLREVNRFANGLKNLGVTKGDRVCIYMPMIPEQVIAMLACARIGAVHSVVFGGYGAAALNQRIVGAGAKVVITADMAVRRGKSIPLKHVIEEAIIHAPTVEHLIVLRRELGRPVEIHSEMELDFYEVVKEASPECPAEVMDSEDPMFILYTSGTTGAPKGIVHTCGGYMVGVYYTTKYIFDLKESDVYWCTADPGWITGHSYVVYGPLLVGGTILISENTPDYPDPGIWWKMVEEYGVSILYTAPTAIRMFMKLGREWPDKYNLSTLRILGSVGEPLNPEAFEWFYHVIGRSKCPIVDTWWQTETGMHMITTVLGEPMRPGFAGKSIPGVVADVVDKDGKSVEPGKSGLLVIKEPWPSMMRAVYNDDARYRKYWETIPNCYTVGDLAIKATDGNIMVIGRSDDLIVVAGHNIGTAEVESALVSHKAVAEAAVIGKPDPLKGNIIKAFVMLRLGHAPSDRLKNELTYHVRITLGPIAMPSEIEFVETLPKTRSGKIVRRVLKAKEMGMDPGDVSTLDE
- a CDS encoding MarR family transcriptional regulator yields the protein MRTENVMYFTEKEEEFANLLIEIGTKRNVAKVLVFLANTPEATSRAIERGTDLRQPEVSIAMRYLIEQNWITSRESKAESKGRPVKIYELAKPIHEIMDSIEKEKKKEATNQLALVQKLRDYIR